The following proteins come from a genomic window of Venturia canescens isolate UGA chromosome 4, ASM1945775v1, whole genome shotgun sequence:
- the LOC122409251 gene encoding 2-acylglycerol O-acyltransferase 2-like isoform X2: protein MELFGVKFAPLRVPIERRLQTFAAAAWICILTTGGPIGYLITAYILIFTKWLRYIMLIYLIWVYYDRDTCRRGGRGKAWTNWMRNCAWWRYYCSYFPIKLVKTADLDPARNYLFCAFPHGILSTGAFGAFATDILGFDELFPGMESRLVTLDLHFHVPLFREFVYSLGVCSSSAESLNYLLSDRKTSPVDVNSLEGEDKKSTGKAVVLIVGGAAESLRCKPGRYNIILRRRKGFVRIALKNGSPMIPVISFGETDLYDQIVAAEGSILSRTQQLFRKVTGIAPVLAIGRGFFQYTFGVVPKRKPVTVVVGSPMEVPKIPEPTTEQIEEYHTKFKNKLIDFFETEKYNYIADPEGISLTIE from the exons ATGGAGTTATTCGGTGTGAAATTCGCACCGCTGAGAGTCCCGATCGAGAGGAGACTGCAGACTTTCGCGGCTGCTGCATGGATCTGCATTCTCACGACTGGCGGCCCGATCGGATACCTCATCACGGCTTATATtcttattttcacaaaatggctGCGCTACATTATGCTTATTTACCTGATTTGGGTTTACTACGATCGCGACACTTGTCGAAGGGGCGGAAGAGG GAAAGCGTGGACCAACTGGATGAGGAATTGTGCCTGGTGGCGTTATTACTGCTCGTACTTTCCCATAAAATTGGTCAAGACGGCGGACCTGGATCCAGCCCGAAATTACCTTTTCTGTGCATTTCCTCACGGGATTTTGTCGACCGGAGCTTTCGGGGCTTTCGCGACTGACATTCTAGGCTTCGACGAACTGTTTCCGGGCATGGAGTCGCGGCTGGTCACTCTGGACCTGCATTTCCACGTGCCCTTGTTCCGCGAGTTTGTCTACAGCCTCG GAGTTTGCAGCTCGAGTGCCGAGAGTCTGAATTACCTGCTGAGCGATCGGAAGACCTCGCCGGTCGACGTCAATTCTTTGGAGGGCGAAGACAAGAAGAGCACCGGGAAAGCAGTCGTCTTGATCGTCGGGGGCGCGGCCGAGTCTCTCAGATGCAAACCGGGACGTTACAACATCATTTTACGGAGACGCAAAGGCTTCGTGAGAATCGCACTGAAAAATGG atctCCGATGATTCCTGTCATTTCGTTTGGAGAAACCGATCTCTACGATCAAATCGTCGCGGCCGAAGGATCGATTCTGTCCAGGACACAGCAATTGTTCCGAAAAGTAACCGGAATCGCACCGGTGCTCGCTATCGGACGGGGATTCTTTCAATACACCTTCGGCGTCGTACCGAAAAGAAAACCGGTCACAGTAGTCG TTGGTTCTCCAATGGAAGTGCCCAAAATTCCGGAACCGACGACCGAACAGATCGAAGAATATCATACGAAGTTCAAAAATAAACTGATCGACTTCTTTGAGACTGAAAAGTACAACTACATCGCAGACCCAGAAGGCATTTCTTTGACAATCGAATGA
- the LOC122409251 gene encoding 2-acylglycerol O-acyltransferase 2-like isoform X1, which produces MQSPDATWFEMELFGVKFAPLRVPIERRLQTFAAAAWICILTTGGPIGYLITAYILIFTKWLRYIMLIYLIWVYYDRDTCRRGGRGKAWTNWMRNCAWWRYYCSYFPIKLVKTADLDPARNYLFCAFPHGILSTGAFGAFATDILGFDELFPGMESRLVTLDLHFHVPLFREFVYSLGVCSSSAESLNYLLSDRKTSPVDVNSLEGEDKKSTGKAVVLIVGGAAESLRCKPGRYNIILRRRKGFVRIALKNGSPMIPVISFGETDLYDQIVAAEGSILSRTQQLFRKVTGIAPVLAIGRGFFQYTFGVVPKRKPVTVVVGSPMEVPKIPEPTTEQIEEYHTKFKNKLIDFFETEKYNYIADPEGISLTIE; this is translated from the exons ATGCAGA GCCCCGATGCGACGTGGTTCGAGATGGAGTTATTCGGTGTGAAATTCGCACCGCTGAGAGTCCCGATCGAGAGGAGACTGCAGACTTTCGCGGCTGCTGCATGGATCTGCATTCTCACGACTGGCGGCCCGATCGGATACCTCATCACGGCTTATATtcttattttcacaaaatggctGCGCTACATTATGCTTATTTACCTGATTTGGGTTTACTACGATCGCGACACTTGTCGAAGGGGCGGAAGAGG GAAAGCGTGGACCAACTGGATGAGGAATTGTGCCTGGTGGCGTTATTACTGCTCGTACTTTCCCATAAAATTGGTCAAGACGGCGGACCTGGATCCAGCCCGAAATTACCTTTTCTGTGCATTTCCTCACGGGATTTTGTCGACCGGAGCTTTCGGGGCTTTCGCGACTGACATTCTAGGCTTCGACGAACTGTTTCCGGGCATGGAGTCGCGGCTGGTCACTCTGGACCTGCATTTCCACGTGCCCTTGTTCCGCGAGTTTGTCTACAGCCTCG GAGTTTGCAGCTCGAGTGCCGAGAGTCTGAATTACCTGCTGAGCGATCGGAAGACCTCGCCGGTCGACGTCAATTCTTTGGAGGGCGAAGACAAGAAGAGCACCGGGAAAGCAGTCGTCTTGATCGTCGGGGGCGCGGCCGAGTCTCTCAGATGCAAACCGGGACGTTACAACATCATTTTACGGAGACGCAAAGGCTTCGTGAGAATCGCACTGAAAAATGG atctCCGATGATTCCTGTCATTTCGTTTGGAGAAACCGATCTCTACGATCAAATCGTCGCGGCCGAAGGATCGATTCTGTCCAGGACACAGCAATTGTTCCGAAAAGTAACCGGAATCGCACCGGTGCTCGCTATCGGACGGGGATTCTTTCAATACACCTTCGGCGTCGTACCGAAAAGAAAACCGGTCACAGTAGTCG TTGGTTCTCCAATGGAAGTGCCCAAAATTCCGGAACCGACGACCGAACAGATCGAAGAATATCATACGAAGTTCAAAAATAAACTGATCGACTTCTTTGAGACTGAAAAGTACAACTACATCGCAGACCCAGAAGGCATTTCTTTGACAATCGAATGA
- the LOC122409250 gene encoding kynurenine 3-monooxygenase-like, producing the protein MGKEPRVLDIVIVGGGLAGSLAACALTRRGHRVRVYEYRSDIRVEESRGQSIDLALSMRGREALRLVDLEDTLVNHHGIAMRGRMLHDRNGKLSEMIYDKIGNNCIYSVSRKYMNQVLLNGADEYPCVDLHFNKKLVDADLDNGKLKFVDTNTNETIDVEAELIIGADGAYSAVRKAMMKRAGFNFSQTYIEHGYVEITIPAKFIDDLHPEKGQEFAMSNNHLHIWPRGSFMMIALPNDDFTFTGNIFAPLDILNGLDTPEKLVQFFKKEFLDALPLIGGEQALIENFFATKPKTLISVKCQPYNAGAKALILGDAAHAMVPFYAQGMNAAFEDVLLLDDLMQKYDSDPEKVLPEFSKLRCEDAHAICDLAMYNYIEMRDLVTRKTFMLRRGIDTFLHALWPKGWVPLYNTIHFSRMGFRDCIANKQWQDKVLRTSFWCLGTAASVGLLLMAKLSIDAIEN; encoded by the exons ATGGGAAAAGAACCGAGAGTACTTGACATAGTGATTGTCGGAGGTGGCTTG GCGGGCAGCTTGGCCGCGTGTGCTCTAACGAGGCGAGGTCACCGTGTTCGCGTTTACGAGTATCGTTCTG ACATTCGCGTGGAGGAGTCTCGAGGACAGAGCATCGATCTCGCCCTTTCGATGCGCGGTCGCGAAGCCCTTCGTCTCGTTGATCTTGAGGACACCCTCGTTAATCACCATGGAATAGCAATGCGAGGCCGTATGCTGCACGATCGCAATGGCAAATTGAGCGAAATGATTTACGATAAAATTGGAAATAAC TGCATTTATTCCGTCAGCCGAAAGTACATGAACCAAGTTCTGTTGAATG GCGCTGACGAATACCCGTGCGTAGATCTTCATTTCAACAAGAAGTTGGTGGATGCAGACCTCGATAATGGAAAGTTGAAATTTGTTGA CACTAACACTAATGAGACAATCGACGTCGAAGCCGAACTCATAATCGGTGCTGACGGAGCCTATTCCGCAGTGCGAAAAGCGATGATGAAGAGAGCGGGATTCAATTTTTCCCAAACTTACATCGAGCACGGTTACGTTGAAATTACGATACCAGCCAAATTTATCGACGATCTTCATCCCGAGAAGGGTCAGGAG TTTGCGATGAGCAACAATCATCTCCACATCTGGCCACGTggctccttcatgatgatcgCTCTGCCCAACGACGACTTTactttcaccggaaatatatTTGCGCCTCTCGATATTCTCAACGGTCTCGATACGCCCGAAAAGCTCgtccaattttttaagaaagagtTTTTGGACGCACTCCCTCTGATAGGAGGCGAGCAGGCtcttatcgaaaattttttcgccACGAAGCCTAAGACGCTGATTTCCGTCAAA TGCCAGCCGTACAACGCCGGCGCGAAAGCTCTGATTTTGGGAGATGCTGCCCATGCCATGGTGCCCTTTTACGCCCAAGGGATGAACGCG GCGTTCGAAGACGTTCTTCTGCTGGATGACCTAATGCAAAAATACGATTCCGACCCTGAGAAAGTCCTTCCTGAGTTCTCGAAACTTCGGTGCGAGGATGCACATGCCATATGCGACTTGGCCATGTACAATTACATCGAA ATGCGAGATCTCGTAACACGAAAAACGTTCATGCTGCGTCGAGGCATCGACACCTTTTTACACGCTCTCTGGCCGAAAGGATGGGTACCTCTCTACAACACGATCCACTTTTCTCGTATGGGATTCCGCGACTGCATCGCCAACAAGCAGTGGCAGGACAAG GTTTTGCGTACGAGTTTCTGGTGCCTCGGGACTGCTGCTTCGGTGGGTCTGTTACTGATGGCCAAACTGTCAATCGATGCAATAGAGAATtaa